Proteins encoded in a region of the Cytobacillus pseudoceanisediminis genome:
- the ssuE gene encoding NADPH-dependent FMN reductase, with protein MSYYIAISGSPSSVSRSSILVNYLLKESAKQGISVKEYSVLDFPANVLIEGRYDHSSIKKLSEEIKEASGIIIVSPVYKAAYTGALKALLDSLPQDSFKNKPVFPLMVGGSPAHLLAIDYSLKPLLAALSAQTILKGVYLTDQYVDKEDFENPIKNEEVLEKVTDQLKQLVNISQNKKAVL; from the coding sequence ATGAGCTATTATATTGCCATATCGGGAAGTCCATCTTCCGTATCAAGGTCTTCCATACTTGTAAACTATTTGCTGAAAGAATCTGCTAAACAAGGGATTTCTGTAAAGGAATACTCTGTACTTGATTTTCCTGCCAATGTCCTGATTGAAGGACGGTATGACCATTCTTCCATTAAAAAGCTTTCTGAAGAAATAAAGGAAGCAAGCGGCATCATTATTGTATCTCCAGTATATAAAGCTGCTTATACAGGTGCACTGAAAGCATTGCTGGATAGTCTTCCTCAAGACTCTTTTAAAAATAAGCCTGTTTTTCCATTAATGGTTGGAGGAAGTCCTGCCCATCTGCTGGCAATTGATTATTCCTTAAAGCCTTTATTGGCTGCCCTAAGCGCCCAGACGATCTTAAAAGGGGTGTATCTCACCGATCAATATGTGGATAAAGAAGATTTCGAAAATCCGATAAAAAATGAGGAGGTGCTTGAAAAAGTTACAGATCAGCTTAAGCAGTTAGTAAACATCTCCCAAAATAAAAAAGCTGTATTATAG
- a CDS encoding YezD family protein: protein MAKITPEYEKYILSSIKDIEYGSVVITLHAGKVAQVEITEKIRVESNNGKR from the coding sequence ATGGCAAAAATCACGCCTGAGTATGAAAAGTATATTTTATCTTCTATTAAGGATATTGAATATGGGTCAGTCGTCATTACCCTTCATGCAGGGAAAGTGGCGCAAGTGGAAATAACTGAAAAAATACGTGTAGAGTCTAATAATGGGAAGAGATGA
- a CDS encoding sulfate/molybdate ABC transporter ATP-binding protein, giving the protein MSIVINSVSKAFGTFQALEKINLEIHTGELVALLGPSGSGKTSLLRVIAGLEAADKGSIFFDSENITGINAKERKVGFVFQHYALFRHMTVFDNVAYGLKVRPRKERPGKKEIEIKIHELLELVKLKDLANRYPAQLSGGQRQRVALARALAVEPKVLLLDEPFGALDAKVRKELRRWLRRLHDEFQISSIFVTHDQEEALDVADKIVVMNQGKIEQIGTPEEVYDNPQTPFVYDFLGSVNLFRGRLKNGKLNQGDVALEIPDWEGLDNLEAVGYARPHDISISREGSNDDAVLATISHLHIVGPIVQIELIRKDTNDYLEAEIPKEKYRRLGLNAGEEVFIKPKQLKIFTPEDLSFNLFKEGSMYNGKNHA; this is encoded by the coding sequence ATGAGTATCGTTATAAATTCCGTTTCCAAAGCTTTTGGGACTTTTCAGGCATTGGAAAAAATCAATCTTGAAATCCATACAGGAGAGCTGGTTGCCTTATTAGGCCCCTCGGGTTCAGGGAAGACCTCCCTGCTGCGGGTTATTGCCGGTTTAGAGGCAGCTGACAAGGGTTCTATATTTTTTGATAGTGAGAACATTACCGGCATTAATGCTAAAGAACGAAAAGTCGGATTTGTCTTCCAGCATTATGCACTGTTTCGCCATATGACGGTATTTGATAATGTCGCTTATGGGCTGAAAGTAAGGCCAAGGAAAGAACGGCCGGGCAAAAAAGAAATTGAGATTAAAATTCATGAGCTGCTGGAGCTTGTAAAGCTGAAGGACTTGGCAAATCGTTATCCTGCCCAGCTGTCAGGAGGACAGCGACAGAGGGTTGCTCTTGCAAGAGCTTTGGCGGTTGAACCTAAGGTGCTTTTATTGGATGAACCGTTTGGAGCTCTTGATGCAAAGGTCAGAAAAGAGTTGAGAAGGTGGCTGAGAAGACTCCATGATGAATTCCAGATTTCAAGCATATTTGTTACACATGATCAGGAAGAGGCATTGGATGTTGCTGACAAGATTGTCGTGATGAATCAGGGGAAAATCGAGCAAATTGGGACACCGGAGGAAGTATATGATAATCCTCAGACTCCCTTCGTATATGACTTTTTAGGGAGCGTCAATTTATTCAGGGGAAGGCTGAAAAATGGAAAGCTGAACCAAGGTGATGTGGCTTTGGAAATTCCAGATTGGGAAGGCTTAGATAACCTGGAGGCAGTAGGCTACGCAAGGCCGCATGATATCAGCATCAGCAGAGAAGGATCAAATGATGATGCAGTGCTTGCTACCATATCCCATTTGCATATCGTTGGGCCAATTGTGCAAATAGAACTTATCAGGAAAGACACCAATGATTATCTGGAGGCCGAAATTCCAAAAGAAAAGTATCGCAGGCTGGGATTGAATGCAGGAGAAGAAGTATTCATTAAACCAAAGCAGCTCAAAATCTTCACACCTGAAGATTTATCATTTAATTTATTTAAGGAAGGGAGTATGTACAATGGCAAAAATCACGCCTGA
- the cysW gene encoding sulfate ABC transporter permease subunit CysW, whose protein sequence is MGGNIPLNFPSTPLGSPREAKDPRWVQWLLISFALTFLGLFLILPLVTVFVQAFEKGFAVYLEAITNPEALSAIKLTLLVAIIAVPLNAVFGIMAAWAITKFHFKGKNLLITLIDLPFAVSPVIAGLIFVLLFGSQGIFGEWLFERDIKIIFAVPGIVLATIFVTIPFIARELIPLMQAQGTAEEEASITLGAGGWKTFWHVTLPNIKWALLYGMILCNARAIGEFGAVSVVSGHIRGLTNSMPLHIEILYGEYQFAAAFAVASLMSIMAIFTLIIKNILEWHGKNRRA, encoded by the coding sequence ATGGGCGGGAATATACCATTGAATTTTCCGAGTACTCCGCTTGGGAGTCCTAGAGAAGCAAAGGATCCCAGGTGGGTTCAATGGCTGTTAATCAGCTTTGCCTTAACATTTTTGGGGTTGTTTCTGATCTTGCCGCTGGTCACGGTTTTTGTTCAGGCTTTTGAAAAGGGATTTGCGGTTTATCTGGAGGCAATTACGAATCCGGAAGCATTATCCGCGATTAAGCTTACCCTTTTGGTAGCGATTATTGCTGTTCCGCTGAATGCCGTCTTTGGAATCATGGCAGCCTGGGCAATAACCAAGTTTCATTTTAAAGGAAAGAACCTGCTTATCACGCTAATTGATCTTCCGTTCGCTGTTTCTCCCGTAATTGCCGGCTTAATTTTCGTCTTGCTGTTTGGCTCCCAGGGAATTTTCGGGGAATGGCTTTTTGAGAGGGATATCAAAATAATTTTTGCTGTGCCTGGTATTGTACTTGCGACGATCTTTGTAACGATTCCCTTTATTGCCAGGGAATTGATCCCGCTTATGCAAGCGCAGGGAACGGCAGAGGAGGAAGCATCGATCACTCTTGGGGCAGGAGGGTGGAAGACATTTTGGCATGTGACCCTGCCTAATATCAAATGGGCTCTTCTTTACGGCATGATTCTCTGCAATGCGCGTGCCATTGGAGAGTTTGGAGCGGTTTCGGTCGTATCCGGCCATATAAGGGGGCTAACCAACTCAATGCCCCTGCATATCGAAATCCTATATGGCGAATACCAATTCGCTGCTGCGTTTGCTGTTGCTTCTTTAATGTCGATAATGGCCATATTCACACTTATTATAAAAAACATTCTGGAATGGCATGGAAAAAACAGAAGAGCATAG
- the cysT gene encoding sulfate ABC transporter permease subunit CysT, with the protein MGLRISKRTDFKKYSVLPGFGLTMGYTMLYLSILVLLPLSMIIFYSSQMGWTKFWNTVLDPRVVASYKLSFGASLAAGLINMVFGVLLAWVLVRYSFPGKKIIDGLVDLPFALPTAVAGIALTTVYAPNGWIGSLLGFKVVFTPVGVVIALTFIGLPFVVRMVQPVLQSLEKEVEEASASLGASRFQTFRKIIFPELLPAALAGFTLAFARSLGEYGSVVFISGNMPMKTEITPLLIMTKLEQYDYAGATAIAAVMLVVSFMLLFIINFIQWWTNRKFISH; encoded by the coding sequence ATGGGGTTGAGAATATCAAAAAGAACAGACTTCAAAAAATATAGCGTACTGCCGGGCTTCGGCTTAACAATGGGCTACACCATGCTTTATCTTAGTATTTTAGTTTTATTGCCGCTGTCCATGATCATCTTTTATAGTTCGCAAATGGGCTGGACTAAATTTTGGAACACGGTGCTGGATCCAAGAGTAGTGGCCTCCTACAAGCTGAGTTTTGGTGCGTCTTTGGCAGCTGGTTTAATTAATATGGTATTTGGTGTTCTCCTGGCCTGGGTTCTGGTCAGATATTCTTTTCCAGGCAAAAAGATCATTGATGGTCTTGTAGATTTGCCCTTTGCTCTTCCGACGGCAGTTGCAGGTATCGCCCTGACAACTGTATATGCACCTAATGGATGGATTGGAAGTCTGCTGGGATTTAAGGTGGTTTTTACGCCAGTCGGGGTGGTAATTGCCCTGACATTTATTGGGCTTCCATTCGTAGTAAGAATGGTGCAGCCTGTCCTGCAAAGTCTTGAAAAAGAGGTGGAGGAAGCTTCTGCCTCCCTTGGAGCAAGCCGCTTCCAGACTTTCAGAAAAATCATTTTCCCGGAATTGCTGCCGGCTGCACTTGCAGGGTTCACCCTTGCCTTTGCAAGGTCTCTTGGGGAATATGGGTCAGTCGTTTTTATTTCGGGAAACATGCCCATGAAAACCGAAATCACGCCACTGCTGATTATGACGAAACTTGAGCAATATGATTATGCAGGTGCTACAGCCATTGCTGCTGTCATGCTGGTCGTGTCGTTTATGCTGTTATTTATTATCAACTTTATTCAATGGTGGACGAACAGAAAGTTTATTTCGCATTAG
- a CDS encoding Fur-regulated basic protein FbpA translates to MSKHLRKAVEGRKRYLINSLISAGVFKKGEHQLFALTLTDLEREYANNLANQGEKE, encoded by the coding sequence GTGTCAAAGCATTTAAGAAAGGCAGTTGAAGGCAGAAAGAGATATTTAATTAACAGTCTGATAAGTGCGGGAGTCTTTAAGAAAGGTGAGCACCAATTGTTTGCGTTAACCTTAACTGACCTTGAGCGGGAATACGCCAATAACCTGGCCAATCAGGGAGAGAAAGAGTGA
- a CDS encoding MarR family winged helix-turn-helix transcriptional regulator, producing MFKCSKEEELIAARLFELSKQTMPKFERCTGISQSRLEILRELFEAEEITQRELQKKVNIDHAAVTRHLKQLEEKGMVIRRKNPEDNRFTYVSLTEEGKTKIAAYCEEKQRFISKILNGFSELERSTLLNMLTRIQENIDKL from the coding sequence GTGTTCAAATGTTCAAAGGAAGAAGAATTAATTGCCGCCCGGCTGTTTGAGCTTAGTAAGCAGACAATGCCGAAGTTTGAACGCTGTACAGGCATCAGCCAGTCACGGCTTGAGATTCTTCGGGAGCTTTTTGAAGCGGAAGAAATTACGCAGCGGGAGCTTCAGAAAAAAGTGAATATTGATCATGCTGCTGTCACAAGACACCTTAAGCAGCTTGAAGAAAAAGGCATGGTAATCCGCAGGAAAAATCCTGAAGATAATCGCTTTACTTATGTCAGCCTCACAGAGGAAGGCAAAACGAAGATTGCTGCTTACTGCGAAGAAAAGCAGCGATTTATTTCCAAAATCCTGAACGGCTTTTCGGAACTTGAGCGAAGCACACTATTAAATATGCTCACACGCATCCAGGAAAATATTGATAAATTGTAA
- a CDS encoding nitroreductase family protein — protein sequence MNKTVINDFKEIITGRRSIRNYDQTVKISREEMAEILEEASLAPSSVNLQPWRFVVIDSKEGKETLAPLAKFNQRQVETSAAVIAVFVDMKSEIFIEKIYDTAVEKGYMPADVRDKQVPSIKGLVENMTFEQKKEMNLIDAGLVSMQLMLAARAHGYDTNPIGGYEKDRIADAFHLDKERYYPVMLISIGKAADQGYKSVRLPVEDITEWK from the coding sequence ATGAATAAAACCGTTATCAATGACTTTAAGGAAATCATCACAGGACGCCGTTCTATCCGTAATTATGACCAAACAGTCAAAATAAGCAGAGAAGAAATGGCAGAAATCCTGGAAGAAGCGTCTTTGGCTCCTTCATCCGTTAACCTGCAGCCATGGCGCTTTGTGGTGATCGATTCAAAAGAAGGCAAAGAAACACTGGCACCGCTTGCAAAATTCAACCAAAGGCAAGTAGAGACATCAGCAGCTGTCATTGCCGTCTTTGTTGATATGAAGAGTGAAATATTCATTGAAAAAATTTATGATACAGCTGTTGAAAAAGGATATATGCCTGCTGATGTAAGAGACAAACAGGTGCCATCCATCAAGGGCTTAGTGGAAAACATGACATTCGAACAAAAGAAAGAAATGAACCTTATTGATGCTGGTCTCGTATCCATGCAGCTAATGCTTGCAGCACGTGCCCACGGCTATGATACAAATCCAATTGGAGGCTATGAAAAAGACCGCATAGCTGATGCATTCCATCTTGACAAGGAACGCTACTATCCTGTCATGCTTATCTCAATCGGCAAAGCCGCTGATCAGGGCTATAAATCTGTCCGCCTGCCTGTTGAAGATATCACGGAGTGGAAATAA
- a CDS encoding putative quinol monooxygenase — protein MIIIHAGFQIQIDKENDFLTEIRPLIEASRAEEGNISYDLLKDTEKEGSYTMVELWEDMDAVKFHNQTEHFTSFTAKAPQYFAAPPQVKLFNAQPADKK, from the coding sequence ATGATCATTATTCATGCTGGGTTCCAAATACAAATTGACAAAGAAAATGACTTTCTGACTGAAATCCGTCCGCTGATTGAGGCTTCCAGGGCAGAAGAAGGCAATATCTCTTATGACCTTTTAAAAGATACAGAAAAAGAGGGGTCCTATACGATGGTGGAATTATGGGAGGATATGGATGCTGTAAAGTTTCACAACCAGACAGAACATTTTACCTCCTTTACAGCGAAAGCCCCTCAATATTTTGCCGCACCTCCTCAGGTGAAATTGTTTAACGCACAGCCTGCAGATAAAAAGTAA
- a CDS encoding GNAT family N-acetyltransferase, with protein sequence MNTGKVRIEEVTADNWYDCCLLELSEEQKAYMEPNAVSIAQSKFETALKPYVIYLEDKAVGFLMFNACIEELDAYWIYRIMVDKAHQCKGIGKKATELMIAEMAKLPNAKKLAVGYHPENLGAHKLYASLGFADHGHRFGKEMAVVKDLG encoded by the coding sequence ATGAATACCGGCAAAGTGAGAATTGAAGAAGTAACAGCAGACAATTGGTATGATTGCTGTTTATTGGAGCTTTCAGAGGAACAAAAAGCTTACATGGAGCCGAATGCTGTTTCCATTGCGCAATCTAAATTTGAAACAGCGCTGAAACCGTATGTGATTTACTTGGAGGATAAAGCTGTCGGCTTCTTAATGTTTAATGCATGTATAGAGGAATTGGATGCTTACTGGATTTATCGGATTATGGTTGATAAGGCGCACCAATGCAAGGGAATAGGCAAAAAAGCGACTGAACTGATGATAGCGGAGATGGCGAAACTGCCGAATGCGAAAAAACTTGCAGTAGGCTACCATCCTGAGAATCTTGGGGCACACAAGCTTTATGCAAGTTTGGGGTTTGCGGATCATGGCCACCGTTTTGGGAAGGAAATGGCGGTTGTGAAAGATTTAGGCTAA
- a CDS encoding DUF1540 domain-containing protein — MAKDVLCEVNNCTYWEKGNKCGAEAIYVVSHKGKQASNSKETDCKTFEPEV; from the coding sequence ATGGCTAAAGATGTTCTTTGTGAAGTAAATAACTGTACTTATTGGGAAAAGGGAAATAAGTGTGGTGCAGAAGCTATTTACGTTGTCAGCCATAAAGGCAAGCAGGCGTCCAACAGCAAAGAGACAGACTGTAAAACGTTCGAACCAGAAGTTTAA
- a CDS encoding GNAT family N-acetyltransferase produces the protein MELKTERLIIRKFKSEDWQAVYEYTSNPEVMKYIPGGIFTEEAAKEFICENTEKAEHFPVLLKNGDVLIGYLAFHKYFGDHTYEIGWVFNPKFYNKGYASEAAYAVLKYGFEELGLHRIIATCQPENPASYRVMEKIGMRREGCFKKCIPHGDEWWDEYYYAILKEEWNIDN, from the coding sequence ATGGAGCTTAAAACAGAGAGGCTAATAATCCGTAAGTTCAAGTCAGAAGACTGGCAGGCAGTCTATGAGTACACTTCAAATCCTGAAGTAATGAAATACATTCCAGGAGGTATTTTTACAGAAGAAGCTGCTAAAGAGTTTATCTGCGAGAATACCGAAAAAGCAGAGCATTTTCCCGTTCTTTTAAAAAATGGAGATGTTCTAATTGGCTATCTAGCTTTCCATAAATATTTTGGCGATCATACATATGAAATTGGCTGGGTGTTCAATCCGAAGTTTTATAATAAAGGCTATGCATCAGAAGCAGCATATGCCGTGCTGAAATATGGCTTTGAAGAACTTGGGCTTCACCGGATTATTGCAACCTGCCAGCCTGAGAATCCGGCTTCTTATCGGGTGATGGAGAAAATTGGCATGAGGCGGGAAGGCTGCTTCAAAAAGTGCATTCCTCATGGCGATGAGTGGTGGGATGAATATTATTATGCGATTTTGAAAGAAGAGTGGAACATAGATAACTGA
- a CDS encoding ABC transporter permease: MSFVENIKMALSSLKAHKMRSILTMIGIIIGVGAVIIVVAIGQGGEAMLKTQLTGPGNTVELFYQPSDEEIQANPNIFNEAPFDGEDINALEQIPEIKRVVASSSQFSQASFGEKKAETSTTGVSPAYFELNNVDMEKGRSFTAADFLGGRRVGLVSNSMQEELFDGKSPVGEVIRIGNQPIEIIGVMEKPTGLFSFGALEIYVPTKTWQTIYGKSDYTQVTLQAESADQLQTAGKKAANLLNKMHNTEESYMVINMEEMAEGIGQITKVMTLIIGSIAGISLFVGGIGVMNIMLVSVTERTREIGIRKALGATRGQIMGQFLIESVTLTLIGGVLGILLGWGSASLISFFAGWPSLISWQVVAGALFFSMAIGIIFGLLPANKASRLSPIESLRYE, from the coding sequence ATGAGTTTTGTAGAAAATATCAAAATGGCGCTTAGTTCATTGAAGGCGCATAAAATGAGATCGATTTTAACGATGATTGGGATCATTATTGGTGTTGGGGCTGTCATTATTGTAGTCGCAATCGGCCAGGGCGGAGAAGCGATGCTGAAGACGCAGCTGACAGGTCCCGGCAATACAGTGGAGCTGTTTTATCAGCCTTCTGACGAGGAAATTCAGGCAAACCCAAACATATTTAATGAAGCTCCTTTTGATGGGGAAGATATCAATGCATTGGAGCAGATTCCAGAGATTAAGAGAGTAGTTGCTTCAAGCTCACAGTTTTCACAGGCTTCTTTTGGAGAAAAGAAGGCAGAAACATCGACAACAGGAGTAAGTCCAGCCTATTTTGAGCTGAACAATGTTGATATGGAGAAAGGGCGGTCCTTTACGGCTGCAGATTTCCTTGGCGGACGCAGGGTGGGGCTTGTCAGCAATTCCATGCAGGAGGAGCTCTTTGATGGCAAGTCGCCGGTTGGCGAAGTGATCCGGATTGGGAACCAGCCGATTGAGATCATTGGCGTCATGGAAAAGCCGACAGGACTCTTTTCATTCGGTGCTCTGGAGATCTATGTGCCTACTAAAACATGGCAGACTATTTATGGAAAGAGTGACTATACCCAAGTGACGCTTCAGGCAGAATCCGCTGATCAGCTTCAGACGGCCGGAAAGAAGGCCGCCAACTTACTTAACAAGATGCATAATACAGAAGAATCTTATATGGTCATCAACATGGAAGAAATGGCAGAAGGAATCGGCCAGATTACAAAGGTCATGACTTTAATCATCGGCAGTATCGCCGGCATCTCGCTGTTTGTCGGCGGAATTGGCGTCATGAATATCATGCTCGTATCTGTAACGGAAAGAACGAGGGAAATCGGCATCCGTAAAGCACTCGGAGCGACCAGGGGGCAAATCATGGGACAGTTTTTAATCGAATCTGTCACGCTGACCTTAATCGGAGGAGTGCTGGGAATCCTGCTTGGCTGGGGTTCGGCATCCCTGATTTCTTTCTTTGCCGGATGGCCATCGCTCATTTCCTGGCAGGTCGTCGCAGGAGCCCTTTTCTTCTCAATGGCGATCGGCATTATTTTTGGACTGCTGCCGGCCAATAAAGCTTCGAGGCTGAGTCCGATTGAATCTTTGCGGTATGAGTGA
- a CDS encoding ABC transporter ATP-binding protein: MIDLTGIIKSYQAGKERIEVLKGINLSIEQGDSVAIMGPSGSGKSTLMNIIGCLDLPTEGIYELDGEDISHYSEAELAKVRNQSIGFVFQQFHLLPRLTAIQNVELPMIYSGLAKKERLERAEAALVKVGLADRMEHLPNALSGGQKQRVAIARAIVNEPKIILADEPTGALDTKTSASIMELFSELNHEGSTIVMVTHEPEVAEYAHHTIMVRDGLIVSAEPSRRGRLHEFCRKYQNGA; this comes from the coding sequence ATGATTGATCTTACTGGCATAATCAAGTCTTATCAGGCGGGAAAAGAAAGAATTGAAGTTTTAAAAGGGATTAATCTTAGCATTGAGCAAGGTGATTCTGTGGCGATTATGGGGCCATCCGGATCGGGAAAGTCGACGCTTATGAATATTATTGGATGCCTCGATTTGCCGACAGAAGGAATATATGAACTGGATGGTGAGGACATATCCCATTACTCGGAAGCAGAGCTGGCAAAGGTCAGAAATCAATCGATCGGGTTTGTGTTTCAGCAGTTTCACCTGCTTCCGAGACTGACGGCTATTCAAAATGTAGAGCTGCCAATGATTTATAGCGGCCTTGCCAAAAAGGAACGATTGGAAAGGGCGGAAGCCGCGCTGGTCAAAGTGGGTCTTGCTGATCGGATGGAGCATCTGCCAAATGCCCTATCAGGAGGGCAGAAGCAGCGGGTTGCCATTGCCAGAGCGATTGTGAACGAACCGAAAATCATATTGGCGGATGAACCAACAGGTGCTCTTGATACGAAAACAAGCGCCTCCATTATGGAACTGTTCAGTGAGCTGAACCATGAAGGGTCAACGATTGTAATGGTTACACATGAACCTGAGGTTGCAGAGTATGCCCATCACACGATTATGGTGAGGGATGGGCTGATTGTGTCGGCAGAACCTTCCCGCAGGGGGCGCCTACATGAGTTTTGTAGAAAATATCAAAATGGCGCTTAG
- a CDS encoding efflux RND transporter periplasmic adaptor subunit, with amino-acid sequence MLAKFDDQALELELEKVKLQAESGYIKINQLEKEEDQLRDKEKELRKQAGEKEADKQIQPERDQLKLEKRLANLELSQVLLQKKDIEKSLGELEVKSTIDGVVLQVNKAATSDPATAGKPVIYVGDLKAVGASGLLSEFDSLKVKEGQKVTLRSDAIPEKEWKGEVSEVADMPEENQGMNPAEKSAPQYRVEVTVKELSLRSGFQLIMEIETDKKKALTVPANSVITGDSSVYVFVVRDQKSYKQEVETGVASGNKIEITSGLNEKDLIITNPSDQLKDGMEVDAK; translated from the coding sequence GTGCTGGCCAAATTTGATGACCAGGCATTGGAGCTTGAATTGGAAAAAGTCAAGCTTCAGGCTGAATCAGGCTATATAAAAATCAACCAGCTGGAAAAAGAGGAAGACCAGCTGAGGGATAAGGAAAAAGAGCTGCGCAAACAAGCTGGTGAAAAGGAAGCAGATAAACAGATACAGCCTGAAAGGGATCAGTTGAAACTGGAAAAGCGATTGGCGAATCTGGAATTAAGCCAGGTGCTTTTGCAGAAGAAAGATATTGAAAAAAGCCTTGGAGAATTAGAGGTAAAAAGCACAATAGATGGAGTGGTGCTTCAGGTGAACAAGGCAGCCACCTCTGATCCGGCTACGGCAGGAAAACCTGTCATTTATGTTGGCGATTTAAAAGCAGTCGGCGCATCAGGCTTACTTTCAGAATTCGATTCATTAAAGGTGAAGGAGGGACAAAAGGTGACTCTCCGTTCCGATGCAATTCCTGAAAAGGAATGGAAAGGCGAAGTCAGCGAAGTAGCTGATATGCCAGAAGAGAATCAGGGAATGAATCCTGCCGAAAAAAGTGCGCCACAGTATCGGGTGGAGGTTACAGTGAAGGAATTGTCCCTGAGATCAGGCTTTCAGCTCATAATGGAAATCGAAACGGATAAGAAGAAGGCACTGACTGTTCCGGCAAACTCGGTTATAACTGGAGACAGCAGCGTATATGTATTCGTGGTCAGGGATCAGAAAAGCTATAAACAGGAAGTGGAGACAGGTGTCGCTTCCGGGAATAAAATCGAGATAACAAGCGGCCTCAATGAGAAGGATTTGATTATTACTAATCCATCAGATCAGCTGAAAGATGGCATGGAAGTGGATGCGAAATGA
- a CDS encoding efflux RND transporter periplasmic adaptor subunit — MKKKVWIAIGVTAVFLLLAGVSVYRQAFAKGPEVKTSHPVQEEIKEQIMIPGTAKLVNEQKIYASPEKGEIKEFLVEEGDSVKKERCWPNLMTRHWSLNWKKSSFRLNQAI; from the coding sequence ATGAAAAAGAAAGTTTGGATAGCAATCGGAGTTACGGCTGTGTTTTTGCTGCTGGCTGGCGTTAGCGTATACAGGCAGGCGTTTGCGAAAGGGCCGGAAGTAAAAACCTCCCATCCAGTTCAGGAAGAAATTAAAGAGCAGATCATGATTCCGGGAACGGCAAAGCTTGTGAATGAGCAGAAAATATATGCATCTCCTGAAAAAGGCGAAATTAAGGAATTCCTGGTGGAAGAAGGGGATTCTGTTAAAAAGGAGAGGTGCTGGCCAAATTTGATGACCAGGCATTGGAGCTTGAATTGGAAAAAGTCAAGCTTCAGGCTGAATCAGGCTATATAA